GCCCAATTTTCCGGCCCAGTACAAGGCGGAAGCGGAAGCAGGCTCGGCCTTCCTCGACCTGTTGCGGCAGGAAAAGGAGCTGAATTGGACCTTCATTTCGCCGTCGGCCCTGTTCGACGTGGGGGAACGCACCGGCAAGTTCCGGCTCGGCACCGATCAGCTTCTCGCAGATGCGAACGGCAAGAGCTGGATCAGCTTCGCTGACTACGCCATTGCGCTCGCCGACGAGATCGAGCGCCCGGCCCATCAGAGGCAGCGTTTCACGGTCGGCTACTAGGCCTTCGGCCGCCCCCGGTCCCCCAGGATAAACCTTCCTGTGCAAGGGCTTGGGGGCGCCGATCGGGCGGTGAGGGAAACATTGTCTGTCACAGGAGGCCGCTATATAACGCCCCGCTCAACGGACCCCGTTCCGTTGCGAGTCGTTGCTTAGACAGATAGGCCGCCCTTGGAAAAGTTGAAAAACTACCGACCGACCGAAAAAGAGCCTTTCATGAACGATCGGCAGAAGGAGTACTTCCGTTTGAAGCTCCTCGCCTGGAAGGATGAGATCCTCAAAGAGTCCAAGCTCACCCTGCAAGCCCTGCAGGAGGAGAACGTGAACCATCCCGATCTCGCCGATCGGGCATCGTCCGAAACCGACCGCGCCATCGAACTCCGCGCCCGCGACCGCCAGCGCAAGTTGATCGCCAAGATCGACGCCGCGCTCCAGCGCATCGAGGACAACACCTACGGCTATTGCGAGGACACCGGCGAGCCGATCTCGTTGAAACGGCTCGAGGCCCGGCCCATCGCGACGCTCTCGGTGGAGGCGCAGGAGCGCCACGAGAAACGCGAGAAGGTCTATCGCGACGAATAGAGTCCGAGCCGCAGCGATGCGGCTCTTTGTTTTTGGACGCAAGGCGCCATTTCGCGTCGTGATCAGCATTTTGCCTGTCGCTTGCGCTCGCGTGCCTCGGCGCGCGAGCGCAATCGCGAAAAGTGAATCGCGATCAACGGGCTAGACTCGATTCCTCCGAGCTCACGTGAGTTCAGATGAGAAACAGCCTTCACTTCAGGTGCGGGAGATTTTGCGAGTCGCATCAACGGGATCGACTCGGGAGTTGAAGCGCTGACCGAGCTGCATCAAGTATCGCTGCAATCAGGCCTCTCGCGCCGCTTACAGGTCCTGAGAGGCGCGTGCCTCCATAAAGCCTCCTCCAACTCAATATTTCCTTAAACGCGGGCGAGGCACCGTAATCACCCCGCCGGGCGCGCTTGTCAGGCCGGAGCGGGGATGCTGAAGTACGGCCCGCGACTGCGTAGCGTGGGAGGCGGCGCCGATGGACAAGAATCTCGAAGCCGCAAAGGCGATCGCGCTGGCGCGCCGCAACCATGCGCCGCTCGCGGTGCTGGAACGCCCGCCCGCGGATGAAGCGGAGGGCTATCAGGTCCAGCGCGCGCTGCACGATCTGCTGCTGCCGCATGCCGGGCCGCTCGTCGGCTACAAGATCGGCTGCACCAGCCAGGTGATGCAGGACTATATCGGCATCCCGCATCCCTGCGCCGGCGGCGTGTTCCAGAAGGGCGTGCACGACAGTGGCGCCAAGCTTGCCGCCTCCAAATATGTTCGGGTCGGTGTCGAATGCGAGATCGCGGTGCGCCTGAAGCGCGACCTCGCCGCGGGCGAGGCGCCGTTCACGGCCGAATGGGTCGGCGAGGCGGTCGAGGCCTATCATCCCGCGATCGAGATCGTCGACGACCGCTACGTGAAGTGGGAGACGATGGGCGCCCCGACGCTGATCGCCGACGATTTCTTCGCCGCCGGCTGTGTGCTGGGACCCCGGGTTCCGCGCTCGTCGGTGCCGGACCTGAAGGCGGTCAAGGGCCGCGCCATCCTCAACGGCGAGGAGGTCAGCCACGGCACCGGCGCCGACGTGCTCGGCCATCCCCACAACGCGCTCGCCTGGCTCGCCAACCATCTCGCCGCCGAAGGCAAGGGTCTTCACGCGGGACAGCTCGTGCTCACCGGCAGCCTGGTCAAGACGCTGTGGCTGAAGGCCGGCGACAAGGTGCGGATGGAACTGGAGGGCCTGGGCGTGGTGGAGGCGGAGTTTACGTGAGCTCTCGGCGCCGTCATCACCGCAAGCCTTGACGCCAGAACCCCGGCGTCCGGACCACACGACTTCTCCATCCGCGCACATCCTCGCTGGCTCCCCACGGCTGGCGTGCGCTCATTGCGGGGAGCGGCAATCCAGAATCGTTCCGCGGCTACAGATCTGGATCGCTTCGCTTTCGCTCGCAATGACGGAAGTTGGGGACCGTCGCCGGTACACTTGCGCGGACCTGCGCCGCAGCTCGCAGCCCTACTTGCGTCTTCGCCAAATACATGCGGCCTCCGGCAGGGGAGCTACCGGAGGCCGCGTCGTACATCGTCGTTCGCGCCTTAAGTTCGCGAACACGATGTGGGAGCTCTTGAAGAGGACTAGAAGGGCAGCAGCACGTCCATGACCTGCTGGCCGTAGCGCGGCTGCTGCACGTCCATGATCTGACCGCGGCCGCCATAGGCGATGCGGGCCTGGGCGATCTTGGTGGAATCGATGGTGTTGTCGCTCTGGATGTCTTCGGGACGGACGATGCCGGCGACCACGAGCTCGCGGATCTCGAAGTTGACGCGGATCTCCTGCTTGCCTTCGACCACGAGGTTGCCGTTCGGCAGGACTTGCGTGACCACGGCGGCGACGTTGGTCTGCAACGCTTCCTGGCGGTTGACCGAGCCCTTGCCGTCGCTGGACGCGGTGGAGTCGGCGGTGAGGATGCGGCCAGGCAGCACCTTCTGCGCCTGGGCGCCGAGCGTCTTGGCGCCGATGAAGTCGGTGATGCCTGAGTCTTCCGAATTGGTGCGGCTGCGCTGGGTCTCGTTGGAGAGGTTGGCCTTGTCGGTGATGTTCACGGTCACGGTCAGGAGGTCGCCGACCTGGCGGGCGCGCTGGTCCTTGAAGAAGGCGCGGCTGCCGTTGCGCCACAGCGAGTTCGGATTGTAGGAGGCGACCTCAGGCTTCGGCATCGGCATCTGCACCGGCTTGTAGCCGGGCTGCGTCGTCGGATTGTCGATCGCCGACAGCTTCGGCTGCTCGCCGATCTGCGACAGGCGGTCGATCGAGGAGCAGCCGCCCAGCGCGCACGAGGCCAGCAGCAGGGCAGAGATCGCGATGCGACGAAGGCGGAAAGCCGAACTGAACGGGGACATGACTTACTCTGACTTGGCTGGAGCCTGCGAGAGGCGGACTTGCGGAATCTGGGCTTGGCTGATCTGGGCTTGGGCGATCTGGGCCGGCGACGCCGGCGCCTCGACCAGGCTGCGGGCGAGGGCGGCGGCCGCAGCCGCCGGGGCGGGCGGCTCGTCACGCTTGAGCGAAGAGGTCTGCTCGACCGCCGGAGCCATCGGCGCGGACTGGCTCGCACCCTGGATCGTCACCTGGCCGCGGCCGGTGACGACACCGGTGAGCGTGCGCTTGGACTGCAGATTGATCACGCTGACGGAGTCGCCCTCGGCGCCGCTCTCGATCGCCTTGCCGCGCGTGGTGAGATAGACGCCGGGCACCTGGTAGATGATGGTGACGGCCTGATCGCGCACCACGAAGTCGGGCTTGACGATGT
The nucleotide sequence above comes from Bradyrhizobium sp. NDS-1. Encoded proteins:
- the dksA gene encoding RNA polymerase-binding protein DksA; amino-acid sequence: MNDRQKEYFRLKLLAWKDEILKESKLTLQALQEENVNHPDLADRASSETDRAIELRARDRQRKLIAKIDAALQRIEDNTYGYCEDTGEPISLKRLEARPIATLSVEAQERHEKREKVYRDE
- a CDS encoding 2-keto-4-pentenoate hydratase codes for the protein MDKNLEAAKAIALARRNHAPLAVLERPPADEAEGYQVQRALHDLLLPHAGPLVGYKIGCTSQVMQDYIGIPHPCAGGVFQKGVHDSGAKLAASKYVRVGVECEIAVRLKRDLAAGEAPFTAEWVGEAVEAYHPAIEIVDDRYVKWETMGAPTLIADDFFAAGCVLGPRVPRSSVPDLKAVKGRAILNGEEVSHGTGADVLGHPHNALAWLANHLAAEGKGLHAGQLVLTGSLVKTLWLKAGDKVRMELEGLGVVEAEFT
- the flgH gene encoding flagellar basal body L-ring protein FlgH is translated as MSPFSSAFRLRRIAISALLLASCALGGCSSIDRLSQIGEQPKLSAIDNPTTQPGYKPVQMPMPKPEVASYNPNSLWRNGSRAFFKDQRARQVGDLLTVTVNITDKANLSNETQRSRTNSEDSGITDFIGAKTLGAQAQKVLPGRILTADSTASSDGKGSVNRQEALQTNVAAVVTQVLPNGNLVVEGKQEIRVNFEIRELVVAGIVRPEDIQSDNTIDSTKIAQARIAYGGRGQIMDVQQPRYGQQVMDVLLPF